In Micrococcus luteus NCTC 2665, a single window of DNA contains:
- the zupT gene encoding zinc transporter ZupT, whose translation MDPFWTALALTTFAGLATVLGGVLAIVGREPSGRALGASLGLAAGVMLAVSFLEMLPAAVEGLGGAVGPAATAVAVAALTLGAGAYVLLECAVPDPVSEMPGDVDDPADLDRRRMLRLGTVTALAIGLHNLPEGFVTFAGTLQDPSVGLALAVAMAVHNVPEGVAVAVPVRQATGSRRKAFAWAAFTGIAEPLGALIGWLLLAPFLTPALVAAVFAAVAGVMVTVSLDALLPAARAAGGRAAALGGVLLGVAAMALSLDLLS comes from the coding sequence GTGGACCCGTTCTGGACCGCGCTCGCTCTCACGACGTTCGCCGGGCTGGCCACGGTGCTGGGCGGCGTCCTGGCGATCGTCGGACGCGAGCCCTCGGGCCGCGCGCTGGGGGCCTCCCTCGGCCTCGCCGCGGGCGTCATGCTCGCCGTCTCCTTCCTGGAGATGCTGCCGGCCGCCGTCGAGGGGCTGGGCGGGGCGGTCGGCCCCGCGGCGACCGCCGTCGCGGTGGCCGCCCTGACCCTCGGCGCAGGCGCCTACGTGCTGCTCGAGTGCGCCGTCCCCGACCCCGTCTCGGAGATGCCGGGCGACGTCGACGACCCGGCCGACCTGGACCGGCGGCGGATGCTGCGCCTGGGCACGGTGACGGCCCTGGCGATCGGCCTGCACAATCTGCCGGAGGGCTTCGTCACCTTCGCCGGCACCCTGCAGGATCCCTCGGTGGGCCTCGCGCTGGCCGTCGCGATGGCCGTGCACAACGTTCCCGAGGGCGTGGCCGTGGCCGTGCCCGTGCGGCAGGCCACCGGATCGCGGCGCAAGGCCTTCGCGTGGGCCGCGTTCACGGGGATCGCGGAGCCGCTGGGCGCGCTGATCGGCTGGCTGCTGCTGGCCCCGTTCCTCACACCCGCGCTCGTGGCCGCCGTCTTCGCGGCCGTGGCGGGCGTGATGGTGACCGTGAGCCTCGACGCGCTGCTGCCCGCCGCCCGGGCGGCCGGGGGCCGCGCCGCGGCGCTGGGCGGCGTGCTGCTGGGCGTGGCCGCGATGGCCCTCTCGCTGGACCTGCTCTCCTGA
- a CDS encoding S1C family serine protease, whose protein sequence is MTPPGWPPRARRSPLAFVIALFGVLGALVLAGGLTALLAGRMVDVAGDSAPTVPAAEAPAREAGELAAGLTHVHDGVAVDWSASAHDGSSLDPGQPVADAPGILLVETALGARTGTGTGMVLSPDGLAVTNYHVVEDSSEVHVVVADTGARHTATVLGRDAEHDIAVLDVEGVSDLPVASVSLDPVRRGETVAAVGNGGGQGHLTAVRGTVLGTDRSIMAAAEGTDQYARLSGLIQTDADVVPGYSGGPVVDDAGQVVGVTVAASDGTTADEVDGFAIPLEVAFDVVDQVLSGEETDTVSIGADGALGIMVGADPDVGVVVMQVDAGSAAEQIGLVEGDVILEIEGRAVGDDASRMSRLVNDHNVGDRITVQWRTADGEVHEAEAVLQPALVN, encoded by the coding sequence GTGACGCCGCCGGGCTGGCCGCCGCGCGCACGACGCTCGCCCCTGGCGTTCGTCATCGCGCTGTTCGGCGTGCTCGGCGCGCTGGTCCTGGCCGGGGGCCTCACCGCGCTCCTCGCCGGCCGGATGGTCGACGTCGCCGGGGACTCCGCCCCGACCGTGCCCGCCGCCGAGGCCCCCGCCCGGGAGGCGGGCGAGCTCGCGGCGGGCCTGACGCACGTCCACGACGGCGTGGCGGTGGACTGGTCCGCGTCGGCCCACGACGGATCGTCCCTGGACCCGGGCCAGCCGGTCGCGGACGCCCCGGGCATCCTCCTCGTGGAGACCGCCCTCGGCGCCCGCACCGGCACGGGGACGGGTATGGTGCTCTCCCCGGACGGACTGGCGGTGACCAACTACCACGTGGTCGAGGACTCCTCGGAGGTGCACGTGGTGGTCGCGGACACCGGCGCGCGGCACACGGCCACGGTGCTCGGGCGCGATGCCGAGCACGACATCGCGGTGCTCGACGTCGAGGGCGTCTCAGACCTGCCGGTGGCCAGCGTCTCGCTGGACCCGGTGCGTCGCGGGGAGACGGTGGCCGCCGTCGGCAACGGCGGGGGCCAGGGCCACCTGACGGCCGTGCGCGGCACCGTGCTCGGCACGGACCGCTCGATCATGGCCGCGGCCGAGGGCACCGATCAGTACGCGCGCCTGTCCGGCCTGATCCAGACGGACGCGGACGTCGTGCCCGGCTACTCCGGCGGCCCGGTGGTGGACGACGCCGGCCAGGTGGTCGGCGTGACCGTGGCGGCCAGCGACGGGACCACCGCGGACGAGGTGGACGGCTTCGCGATCCCGCTGGAGGTGGCCTTCGACGTGGTGGACCAGGTCCTCTCGGGCGAGGAGACGGACACCGTGAGCATCGGCGCGGACGGCGCCCTGGGCATCATGGTCGGCGCGGATCCCGACGTCGGCGTCGTGGTCATGCAGGTGGACGCGGGCTCGGCGGCCGAGCAGATCGGCCTGGTCGAGGGCGATGTGATCCTCGAGATCGAGGGGCGGGCCGTCGGCGACGACGCCTCCCGGATGTCCCGCCTGGTCAACGACCACAACGTGGGGGACCGGATCACCGTCCAGTGGCGCACCGCCGACGGCGAGGTGCATGAGGCGGAGGCGGTCCTGCAGCCGGCCCTCGTGAACTGA
- the tpx gene encoding thiol peroxidase — protein MATTHMKSTPVHTVGELPPVGAPAPDFTLTGADLSPVTLQELRGRRVILNIFPSLDTGVCAASVREFNSRVADLEDTTVVAVSADLPFAAARFCSVEGIDHVRSGSVFRSSFGDDYGVRMTDGPLEGLLARAVVVVDADGVVRHAQLVPEISEEPDYEAALAAARG, from the coding sequence ATGGCGACGACTCACATGAAGAGCACCCCCGTCCACACCGTCGGTGAGCTGCCCCCGGTGGGTGCCCCCGCCCCCGACTTCACCCTCACCGGGGCGGACCTGTCCCCGGTGACCCTGCAGGAGCTGCGCGGCCGCCGCGTGATCCTGAACATCTTCCCGTCCCTGGACACGGGCGTGTGCGCCGCCTCCGTCCGCGAGTTCAACTCCCGCGTCGCGGACCTCGAGGACACCACCGTCGTGGCCGTGTCCGCGGACCTGCCGTTCGCCGCCGCACGCTTCTGCTCGGTCGAGGGCATCGACCACGTTCGCAGCGGCTCCGTGTTCCGCTCGTCCTTCGGCGACGACTACGGCGTGCGCATGACCGACGGTCCGCTCGAGGGCCTGCTGGCCCGCGCCGTCGTCGTGGTCGATGCCGACGGCGTGGTCCGTCATGCCCAGCTCGTCCCCGAGATCTCCGAGGAGCCGGACTACGAGGCCGCCCTGGCGGCCGCCCGGGGCTGA
- a CDS encoding patatin-like phospholipase family protein, producing the protein MTEPMTSNVTDTALLFEGGGMRAALTSAVVAELLRERIHVDFVAGISAGSSNAVNYLSRDPARARRSFVDFADDPRFGNWLSFVRGKGLFNAEYIYEHAGLPEADLPYDFATFRANPARLVLGGFDAASGETRWWDRSDMTTLTDLMVRVRASSTMPVLMPPVHAEGTVFVDGALGVDGGIPLTAAEDAGFEKVLVVLTRERGYVKRPERFPSFYQRTFRRYPAVADALLTRWRRYNATRERLFEMERQGRAYLFVPATMPISNGERSVAKLAAAHELGLDQVRREMPAIRAFLGLPASR; encoded by the coding sequence ATGACCGAGCCCATGACGTCCAACGTCACCGACACGGCGCTGCTGTTCGAGGGCGGGGGGATGCGCGCCGCGCTCACCTCGGCCGTGGTGGCGGAGCTGCTGCGCGAGCGGATCCACGTGGACTTCGTGGCCGGCATCTCGGCGGGCTCGTCCAACGCCGTGAACTACCTGTCCCGCGACCCGGCCCGCGCGCGGCGCTCGTTCGTGGACTTCGCCGACGATCCTCGGTTCGGCAACTGGCTGAGCTTCGTGCGCGGCAAGGGCCTGTTCAACGCCGAGTACATCTACGAGCACGCCGGCCTGCCCGAGGCGGACCTGCCCTACGACTTCGCCACGTTCCGCGCGAACCCCGCCCGGCTCGTGCTGGGCGGGTTCGACGCCGCGAGCGGCGAGACCCGCTGGTGGGACCGCTCCGACATGACCACCCTGACCGATCTGATGGTCCGCGTCCGCGCGTCGTCCACGATGCCGGTCCTCATGCCCCCGGTGCACGCCGAGGGCACCGTGTTCGTGGACGGCGCCCTCGGCGTGGACGGCGGGATCCCGCTGACCGCGGCGGAGGACGCGGGGTTCGAGAAGGTCCTCGTGGTCCTGACCCGGGAGCGCGGGTACGTGAAGCGGCCCGAGCGGTTCCCCTCGTTCTACCAGCGCACCTTCCGGCGCTACCCCGCCGTCGCGGACGCCCTGCTCACGCGCTGGCGCCGGTACAACGCGACCCGCGAGCGCCTGTTCGAGATGGAGCGGCAGGGACGGGCCTATCTGTTCGTGCCCGCGACCATGCCCATCTCCAACGGCGAGCGGTCCGTGGCCAAGCTGGCCGCCGCCCACGAGCTCGGCCTGGACCAGGTGCGCCGCGAGATGCCGGCGATCCGCGCGTTCCTGGGGCTGCCGGCGTCCCGCTGA
- a CDS encoding PACE efflux transporter, producing MSETHRARPGVDPASAPPSDVPRGPGGRDALVRRRVFRTPLLRRVVYAVVFELLAILFTTGILAALGNGGGPSLAVAVVSSTVALLWNIVFNSVFETLERRLGITGRPWWVRVAHAVGFEGGLIVFLVPAVALILGIGLGEAFLIEAGLLVFFLVYAAVYAYAFDSVFGLPDSAARAEA from the coding sequence GTGTCCGAGACCCACCGCGCCCGCCCGGGCGTCGACCCCGCGTCGGCGCCGCCCTCCGACGTGCCGCGTGGCCCGGGAGGCCGGGACGCGCTCGTCCGCCGCCGCGTGTTCCGGACGCCCCTGCTGCGCCGCGTGGTCTACGCGGTGGTCTTCGAGCTGCTCGCCATCCTCTTCACCACCGGGATCCTGGCGGCGCTCGGCAACGGCGGCGGGCCCTCGCTCGCCGTGGCGGTGGTGTCCTCGACCGTGGCCCTGCTGTGGAACATCGTGTTCAACTCGGTGTTCGAGACCCTCGAACGCCGCCTCGGGATCACGGGCCGACCCTGGTGGGTGCGCGTGGCCCACGCCGTCGGCTTCGAGGGCGGGCTGATCGTGTTCCTCGTGCCCGCGGTGGCGCTGATCCTCGGCATCGGGCTGGGGGAGGCGTTCCTCATCGAGGCCGGCCTGCTCGTGTTCTTCCTCGTCTACGCCGCGGTGTACGCCTACGCGTTCGACTCGGTGTTCGGCCTGCCGGACTCGGCCGCCCGCGCCGAGGCCTGA
- a CDS encoding ferritin, producing MKLTDDLLQKFDDQITLEFEASMVYRQLAIAADDLDLSGMAAWLRHQADEEIVHANKFIDHVTDRDSVPTIGAIPAPPVQAGLSALEIFRAALAHEQKVSEAIRELYRATESAGDLNSRPLLNWFLDEQIEEEATVSEIVGQLELVGDDGSGLLRIDGRLGSRPVETTENDA from the coding sequence ATGAAGCTGACCGATGACCTGCTGCAGAAGTTCGACGACCAGATCACCCTCGAGTTCGAGGCGTCCATGGTCTACCGCCAGCTCGCGATCGCCGCCGACGACCTGGACCTGTCCGGGATGGCCGCGTGGCTGCGGCACCAGGCGGACGAGGAGATCGTCCACGCCAACAAGTTCATCGACCATGTCACCGACCGGGACAGCGTCCCGACGATCGGCGCCATCCCGGCCCCGCCCGTGCAGGCCGGCCTGTCGGCCCTGGAGATCTTCCGGGCCGCGCTCGCGCATGAGCAGAAGGTCTCCGAGGCGATCCGCGAGCTGTACCGGGCCACCGAGTCCGCGGGCGACCTCAACTCGCGCCCGCTGCTGAACTGGTTCCTGGACGAGCAGATCGAGGAGGAGGCCACCGTCTCCGAGATCGTGGGCCAGCTCGAGCTCGTCGGCGACGACGGCTCGGGCCTGCTCCGCATCGACGGCCGCCTGGGCTCCCGTCCCGTGGAGACCACCGAGAACGACGCCTGA
- a CDS encoding DUF808 domain-containing protein gives MVGLVALLDDVAALARLAAASVDDVAAGAGRAAAKAAGVVVDDAAVTPQYMAGAAAARELPMIWRITKGSLRNKLVVILPALLLLDWLAPWILPWLLLAGGTYLSYEGAHKVWGKLAGHGHADDEEPAVERGPEAEDTVVRGAITTDFILSLEIMVISMNEVADLGFWMKAAILAVVAVVITVGVYGVVGLIVKMDDVGLHLHQNASTSGGRSFGAGLVKAMPHVLRVVTVIGTVAMLWVGGHIALVELDALGVPWPYAVQHGIVEPVTHAAGAFLGWLTETATSAVWGLLWGSVALGVVLLVGRLRGKKAVPAH, from the coding sequence ATGGTCGGACTCGTAGCCCTGCTCGACGACGTCGCCGCCCTCGCCCGCCTCGCCGCCGCGAGCGTGGACGACGTGGCCGCCGGAGCGGGACGCGCTGCAGCCAAGGCGGCGGGTGTGGTGGTCGACGACGCCGCGGTGACCCCGCAGTACATGGCCGGCGCGGCCGCGGCCCGCGAGCTGCCGATGATCTGGCGGATCACCAAGGGCTCCCTGCGCAACAAGCTCGTGGTCATCCTGCCCGCGCTGCTGCTGCTCGACTGGCTCGCCCCCTGGATCCTGCCGTGGCTGCTGCTGGCCGGCGGCACCTACCTGTCCTATGAGGGCGCGCACAAGGTGTGGGGCAAGCTCGCCGGCCACGGGCATGCCGACGACGAGGAGCCTGCCGTCGAGCGGGGTCCGGAGGCCGAGGACACCGTGGTGCGCGGGGCCATCACCACGGACTTCATCCTGTCCCTGGAGATCATGGTCATCTCCATGAACGAGGTGGCCGACCTGGGCTTCTGGATGAAGGCGGCGATCCTGGCGGTGGTGGCCGTCGTCATCACCGTGGGGGTGTACGGGGTGGTGGGGCTGATCGTGAAGATGGACGACGTCGGCCTGCACCTGCACCAGAACGCCTCGACCTCCGGCGGCCGCTCGTTCGGCGCCGGGCTGGTCAAGGCCATGCCGCACGTGCTGCGCGTGGTGACCGTCATCGGCACCGTGGCGATGCTCTGGGTGGGCGGCCACATCGCCCTCGTGGAGCTGGACGCGCTGGGCGTGCCGTGGCCCTACGCCGTGCAGCACGGGATCGTCGAGCCCGTCACGCACGCCGCCGGCGCGTTCCTCGGCTGGCTCACGGAGACCGCGACGTCGGCCGTGTGGGGCCTGCTCTGGGGCTCGGTCGCGCTCGGGGTGGTCCTGCTCGTCGGACGCCTGCGCGGGAAGAAGGCCGTGCCCGCCCACTGA
- a CDS encoding alpha/beta fold hydrolase, with amino-acid sequence MNTTAASAPSDAPLASTRIGEGPRRVAFLHGLMGRGRNFTGPAKELGDDFTVELIDLPDHGASPWTDRVDYREIADRVAAHLRAGLAADGPVHLLGHSMGGKVAMVLALRHPDLVDRLIVEDISPRLSPQATDEFVHLLGTMLRMDLDAYDTRAEADAAMAEHVHDARVRGFLLQNLRRTAGHFEWQPNVAMLFEHLREIGSFPDPVVPEDPARVFDHPVLWLAGAESDYVQDEDVPRMKELFPRVVRVTVRDAGHWLHADQPEAFVSAVRTFLTAD; translated from the coding sequence GTGAACACGACCGCCGCCTCCGCCCCGTCCGACGCCCCCCTGGCCTCCACCCGCATCGGGGAGGGCCCGCGCCGCGTCGCGTTCCTGCACGGCCTCATGGGCCGCGGCCGGAACTTCACCGGCCCGGCCAAGGAGCTGGGCGACGACTTCACGGTGGAGCTGATCGATCTGCCGGACCACGGCGCCTCGCCCTGGACGGACCGGGTGGACTACCGCGAGATCGCGGACCGGGTGGCCGCCCACCTGCGCGCCGGCCTCGCCGCCGACGGGCCGGTCCATCTGCTGGGCCACTCGATGGGCGGCAAGGTCGCGATGGTGCTCGCCCTGCGGCACCCGGACCTCGTGGACCGGCTGATCGTGGAGGACATCTCCCCGCGGCTCTCACCCCAGGCCACGGACGAGTTCGTCCACCTGCTGGGCACCATGCTGCGCATGGACCTGGACGCGTACGACACGCGGGCCGAGGCCGACGCCGCCATGGCCGAGCACGTCCACGACGCGCGGGTGCGCGGCTTCCTGCTGCAGAACCTGCGGCGCACGGCCGGGCACTTCGAGTGGCAGCCCAACGTGGCCATGCTCTTCGAGCACCTGCGGGAGATCGGCTCGTTCCCGGACCCGGTGGTCCCCGAGGACCCGGCGCGCGTGTTCGACCATCCTGTGCTGTGGCTGGCCGGCGCCGAGTCGGACTACGTCCAGGACGAGGACGTGCCGCGGATGAAGGAGCTCTTCCCGCGCGTCGTGCGCGTGACCGTCCGTGACGCCGGCCACTGGCTGCACGCCGACCAGCCCGAGGCCTTCGTCTCCGCGGTGCGCACCTTCCTCACCGCTGACTGA
- a CDS encoding NUDIX hydrolase, translated as MPVAEARVSVAVSTAVFGVRPDPHGVPRLCVALVPRMREPFLDRWALPGAWLGADEELADVAARVAAECVPGPVRHLEQLAAFGAVDRSPTGRVLTVAHWALSPALDDDGAAPASRPDRDLAGMPIGVHVRWHRADAPPALAFDHAQILAAAVARLRSDLPRAGVGHALLGPSFTLAELRAVHEAVLGRGLDAANFRRATLAAGTLEETGEVRGGTPHRPPKLYRYRPAGPGTDPDPAGPDARR; from the coding sequence ATGCCCGTCGCTGAGGCCCGCGTCAGCGTCGCCGTGTCCACGGCCGTCTTCGGCGTGCGCCCGGACCCGCACGGGGTGCCCCGCCTCTGCGTCGCCCTCGTCCCGCGGATGCGCGAGCCGTTCCTGGACCGGTGGGCGCTGCCGGGCGCGTGGCTCGGCGCGGACGAGGAGCTGGCCGACGTCGCCGCACGCGTGGCCGCCGAGTGCGTGCCCGGTCCCGTCCGTCACCTCGAGCAGCTGGCGGCGTTCGGCGCCGTGGACCGCTCCCCCACCGGACGCGTCCTCACGGTGGCCCACTGGGCGCTCAGCCCCGCCCTGGACGACGACGGCGCCGCCCCGGCGTCCCGCCCGGACCGGGACCTGGCCGGGATGCCCATCGGGGTCCACGTGCGCTGGCACCGGGCCGACGCACCGCCCGCGCTGGCGTTCGACCACGCCCAGATCCTGGCGGCGGCCGTGGCGCGCCTGCGCTCGGACCTGCCGCGAGCCGGCGTCGGGCACGCACTGCTGGGGCCCTCCTTCACCCTCGCCGAGCTGCGCGCCGTGCACGAGGCCGTCCTCGGCCGCGGCCTCGACGCCGCCAACTTCCGCCGCGCCACCCTCGCCGCCGGGACCCTCGAGGAGACCGGCGAGGTCCGCGGCGGCACTCCGCACCGCCCGCCCAAGCTCTACCGCTACCGGCCCGCCGGGCCCGGGACCGACCCCGATCCCGCCGGGCCGGACGCCCGCCGCTGA
- the nadA gene encoding quinolinate synthase NadA yields the protein MTTPTGTTASVARTLTLIDKDAARGSSCSPDLTRGPWAFDAGLPAYGPGASQDDAVPADAPVQGRIPEEYQRASDEELHARISAARQTLGERVVVLGHFYQRDEVVQHADVVGDSFQLARASHGRPEAEAIVFCGVHFMAETADLLSTPDQAVILPNLAAGCSMADMADLDSVEDAWEQLEAVYGTEPDDDGRVPLLPVTYMNSSAALKGFVGEHGGIVCTSSNASAVLEWAFERAQRVLFFPDQHLGRNTGRARGIPLEQMPTWNPRLPLGGNSEDALRDAKVLLWHGFCSVHRRFTVAQIEQARAEHPDVQVIVHPECPLPVVEAADSSGSTDFIVKAIQAAPAGSTFAIGTEINLVQRLAAQHPEHTIFCLDPVICPCSTMYRIHPGYLAWVLEELVAGRVVNRITVPASVADPARTALERMLAVAPKQSAAQSAGAGS from the coding sequence ATGACCACCCCGACCGGGACCACCGCCTCGGTGGCCCGCACCCTGACCCTGATCGACAAGGACGCCGCGCGCGGCTCCTCGTGCTCCCCCGACCTGACCCGCGGCCCCTGGGCGTTCGACGCCGGCCTGCCCGCCTACGGCCCCGGCGCATCGCAGGACGACGCCGTCCCGGCCGACGCCCCCGTGCAGGGGCGCATCCCCGAGGAGTACCAGCGGGCCTCGGACGAGGAGCTCCACGCCCGGATCAGCGCGGCGCGGCAGACGCTCGGCGAACGCGTCGTCGTGCTGGGCCACTTCTATCAGCGCGACGAGGTCGTCCAGCACGCCGACGTCGTGGGCGACTCCTTCCAGCTCGCGCGGGCCTCCCATGGCCGGCCCGAGGCGGAGGCGATCGTGTTCTGCGGCGTGCACTTCATGGCGGAGACCGCGGACCTGCTCTCCACCCCGGACCAGGCCGTCATCCTGCCCAACCTCGCCGCCGGCTGCTCCATGGCGGACATGGCCGACCTGGACTCGGTCGAGGACGCGTGGGAGCAGCTCGAGGCGGTCTACGGCACCGAGCCGGACGACGACGGGCGCGTGCCCCTGCTGCCCGTGACCTACATGAACTCCTCCGCGGCCCTCAAGGGCTTCGTCGGCGAGCACGGCGGCATCGTGTGCACGTCCTCCAACGCCTCGGCCGTGCTGGAGTGGGCGTTCGAGCGCGCCCAGCGCGTCCTGTTCTTCCCGGACCAGCACCTGGGCCGGAACACGGGCCGCGCCAGGGGGATCCCACTCGAGCAGATGCCGACGTGGAACCCCCGCCTGCCGCTGGGAGGGAACTCCGAGGACGCCCTGCGAGACGCGAAGGTCCTGCTGTGGCACGGCTTCTGCTCGGTGCACCGCCGCTTCACCGTCGCGCAGATCGAGCAGGCCCGCGCCGAGCACCCGGACGTCCAGGTGATCGTGCACCCCGAGTGCCCCCTGCCCGTGGTGGAGGCCGCGGACTCCTCCGGGTCCACCGACTTCATCGTCAAGGCCATCCAGGCGGCTCCGGCCGGCTCGACCTTCGCGATCGGCACCGAGATCAACCTCGTGCAGCGCCTGGCGGCCCAGCACCCCGAGCACACGATCTTCTGCCTCGATCCCGTGATCTGCCCGTGCTCCACGATGTACCGCATCCACCCCGGCTACCTCGCGTGGGTGCTCGAGGAGCTCGTGGCCGGCCGCGTGGTCAACCGGATCACCGTGCCCGCGTCCGTCGCCGACCCGGCCCGCACCGCGCTCGAGCGGATGCTGGCCGTCGCGCCGAAGCAGTCGGCCGCGCAGTCCGCCGGGGCCGGGTCGTGA
- the nadC gene encoding carboxylating nicotinate-nucleotide diphosphorylase: MTPADRAPATPSPQPDVERIVAAALAEDAPWGDVSSEAFVPEQARITARVVAREAGVLSGTNALEAAFRLVDPAVSVTLHLADGADLSPGTVVAEVPGPARSVLRAERVALNLVQRLSGIATTTAAHVAAVRAGGGHARVVDTRKTTPGLRVLERQAVRDGGGHNHRSSLSDAVMLKDNHLAALGFGGAGAPGEALTAALRAGMARLPHTTHVEVEVDRLEQIPAVLAAGVDTIMLDNFSPAELRAGVELVAGRAVVEASGGVSLETIGAIAATGVDVISVGALTHTVRSLDLGLDAVVEEVSPRR; the protein is encoded by the coding sequence GTGACCCCGGCCGACCGCGCCCCGGCGACGCCGTCCCCGCAGCCGGACGTGGAGCGGATCGTGGCCGCCGCGCTCGCCGAGGACGCGCCCTGGGGTGATGTCTCCTCGGAGGCCTTCGTCCCGGAGCAGGCCCGGATCACCGCGCGCGTGGTGGCCCGCGAGGCCGGGGTGCTCTCCGGCACGAACGCCCTCGAGGCCGCCTTCCGGCTCGTCGACCCGGCCGTGTCCGTCACCCTGCACCTGGCCGACGGCGCCGACCTGTCCCCCGGCACCGTCGTCGCCGAGGTCCCGGGCCCCGCCCGCTCGGTCCTGCGCGCCGAGCGCGTGGCGCTGAACCTCGTCCAGCGCCTGTCCGGGATCGCCACGACGACGGCCGCCCACGTGGCCGCCGTGCGCGCCGGCGGCGGGCATGCGCGGGTGGTGGACACCCGCAAGACCACCCCGGGTCTGCGCGTGCTCGAGCGGCAGGCGGTGCGGGACGGCGGCGGGCACAACCACCGCTCCAGCCTCTCGGATGCCGTGATGCTGAAGGACAACCACCTGGCCGCGCTGGGGTTCGGCGGCGCCGGCGCCCCGGGCGAGGCCCTCACCGCGGCCCTGCGCGCCGGGATGGCACGCCTGCCGCACACCACCCACGTGGAGGTGGAGGTCGACCGGCTCGAGCAGATCCCGGCGGTGCTCGCCGCCGGGGTCGACACGATCATGCTGGACAACTTCTCGCCGGCCGAGCTGCGGGCCGGCGTCGAGCTGGTGGCGGGCCGCGCCGTCGTCGAGGCCTCCGGCGGGGTGAGCCTCGAGACGATCGGGGCGATCGCGGCCACGGGCGTGGACGTGATCTCGGTGGGGGCGCTGACCCATACCGTCCGGTCCCTGGACCTGGGCCTGGACGCCGTGGTCGAGGAGGTCTCGCCGCGCCGATGA
- a CDS encoding cysteine desulfurase family protein, translating into MSTTLDLDHAATAPVRRSALEAMWPALTGVYGNPSSAHEAGRAAAALLEDARARVARAIGARAGQVVFTSGGTEADALAVLGTVRARILAGRPAGHVLTTGIEHSAVRQSCDQLARLHGVEVEHLALDRDGLTSADDLAARLRPVTALVSVHLAHNEVGTVQPVAELAAVAREAGVPVHVDAVQAAGQIPVDVRALGADLVALSGHKVGGPKGVGALWVRPGHALEPLVPGGGQERGRRSGTQNVAGAAGFAAAFAEAEVERAAAADAWSGLRDRFAARVLDGVRELVPDARLTGHPTRRLPRHASFVLPGVNGESVLEEAARRGVLASAGSACSAHDAEPSPTLLALGLSEDEARTALRCTFGPDADAPLLDAAADAIVDAVRTVTALR; encoded by the coding sequence ATGAGCACCACCCTCGACCTGGACCACGCGGCCACCGCGCCCGTCCGGCGCAGCGCGCTCGAGGCGATGTGGCCCGCGCTCACCGGCGTCTACGGCAACCCGTCCTCGGCGCACGAGGCCGGCCGGGCGGCGGCGGCCCTGCTCGAGGACGCCCGCGCGCGGGTGGCCCGCGCGATCGGTGCCCGGGCCGGGCAGGTCGTGTTCACCTCGGGCGGCACGGAGGCCGACGCGCTCGCCGTGCTCGGCACGGTGCGCGCCCGCATCCTCGCCGGACGCCCGGCGGGCCACGTGCTGACCACGGGGATCGAGCACAGCGCGGTGCGGCAGTCCTGTGACCAGCTGGCCCGGCTGCACGGCGTCGAGGTCGAGCACCTCGCGCTGGACCGTGACGGCCTGACCTCGGCGGACGACCTCGCCGCCCGCCTGCGTCCGGTCACCGCGCTGGTCAGCGTGCACCTGGCCCACAACGAGGTGGGAACGGTGCAGCCGGTGGCCGAGCTGGCCGCCGTCGCCCGGGAGGCGGGGGTGCCGGTGCACGTGGACGCGGTGCAGGCCGCGGGGCAGATCCCGGTGGACGTGCGGGCCCTCGGTGCGGATCTGGTGGCGCTGTCCGGGCACAAGGTGGGCGGGCCCAAGGGGGTCGGCGCGCTCTGGGTGCGCCCGGGTCACGCCCTGGAACCGCTCGTGCCCGGTGGCGGCCAGGAGCGGGGCCGGCGGTCCGGGACGCAGAACGTGGCCGGCGCGGCCGGGTTCGCGGCCGCCTTCGCGGAGGCCGAGGTGGAGCGCGCCGCGGCCGCGGACGCGTGGTCCGGGCTGCGGGACCGGTTCGCGGCGCGCGTGCTCGACGGCGTCCGGGAGCTCGTGCCCGACGCGCGGCTGACCGGCCATCCCACGCGGCGGCTGCCGCGTCACGCCTCGTTCGTACTGCCCGGCGTGAACGGCGAGTCGGTGCTGGAGGAGGCGGCCCGCCGGGGCGTGCTGGCCTCGGCGGGGTCCGCGTGCTCGGCCCACGACGCCGAGCCGTCCCCGACCCTGCTCGCGCTGGGCCTCAGCGAGGACGAGGCCCGCACGGCCCTGCGCTGCACGTTCGGCCCGGACGCCGACGCCCCGCTGCTCGACGCCGCCGCGGACGCGATCGTCGACGCCGTCCGGACGGTCACCGCCCTGCGCTGA